Within Ferroacidibacillus organovorans, the genomic segment TGCTGGCGGGCAAATTTATCGCTGGTGTATTGTTAACCAATGAAATCAGAGACCAGTTTCGCAAGAAATATCAAAATACTTCTACCATCATCCAGGGTATAGTTAAACCTGCTGACCTCGTGTTGATTACGACGACATCCGCTCTTGGGCGTTCATCTATCTATAATCGAGTTTTTTATGATAACAACAGCATCCGAAGATTTTTGATGGAGAAAATCGGGTACACGTCGGGTTATGGACATTTTCATATTCCTGAAGAGATTTTTGAACTCATGAGGAAGTTCTTAGAAGAACGTGATGATAACTACGCTAATGGGCATCAATTTGGGAACGGCCCAAACTGGCGTATGAGAGTGATACGGAAGACAATGCAGTATCTAGGATATTCAAAAACTCCAGTACTTCATCATGGTATCAAGCGAGAAGTGTTTGTTGCACCGTTGGCAAGGAACTTTAGAGAATATTTAAAGGGTGAGACCGGGTGCCCCGACTTCCTCCCGCTCACTTTGGAGGAATATGGAACATATTTTGTTGAAAGATTTATGGTACCACGGTACGACAGAATTGGCGGCATATCTCATCATTATGTCTCTAACGTTAAGGCTCATATAGAACAATTGTTGACGG encodes:
- a CDS encoding Druantia anti-phage system protein DruA — protein: MSTDRYKVTTQYMKKELFRALMLQGYVIRRDRVDLPTLDTKEDIREAHLIQRRSRLKVEQLFYKSRGTDLIDDFFANGHDVNPSSFDPEIIPVESGKWTGELFRVATLLWSIPVSRGYGRRMRFLVMDKFNGKLVGIIALGDPVFNLKVRDQHIGWNSNQRKERLFNVMDAYVLGAVPPYNELLAGKFIAGVLLTNEIRDQFRKKYQNTSTIIQGIVKPADLVLITTTSALGRSSIYNRVFYDNNSIRRFLMEKIGYTSGYGHFHIPEEIFELMRKFLEERDDNYANGHQFGNGPNWRMRVIRKTMQYLGYSKTPVLHHGIKREVFVAPLARNFREYLKGETGCPDFLPLTLEEYGTYFVERFMVPRYDRIGGISHHYVSNVKAHIEQLLTEDINRPLQSDSLNFSPSQLM